The Heyndrickxia vini genome contains a region encoding:
- a CDS encoding xanthine phosphoribosyltransferase, whose translation MDLLKQKINNDGVVLSNSVLKVDSFLNHQIDPVLMKAIGEEFAERFRLDKVTKILTIESSGISPALMAALTLGINVVFARKRKSLTLVKDLYSAKVHSFTKNETSEISVSKNFINENDRILIIDDFLANGQAALGLLNIVEQAKAEVVGIGIVIEKSFQDGGELLRNKGIRVESLAQIAALEDGEVKFKEEVLA comes from the coding sequence ATGGATTTATTAAAACAAAAAATTAACAATGATGGGGTTGTTCTCTCAAATTCTGTACTAAAAGTGGATTCATTTTTAAATCATCAGATTGATCCCGTACTAATGAAAGCAATTGGAGAAGAATTTGCCGAAAGATTTCGGTTAGATAAAGTAACTAAAATTTTGACGATTGAATCGTCAGGGATTTCACCCGCATTGATGGCTGCTTTAACTCTTGGTATTAACGTTGTATTCGCTAGAAAACGAAAATCGCTAACTCTTGTTAAAGATTTGTATTCTGCAAAAGTACATTCGTTTACAAAAAATGAGACAAGCGAAATATCAGTATCAAAAAACTTTATTAATGAAAATGATCGTATTTTGATCATAGACGATTTCCTTGCTAATGGTCAGGCTGCTTTAGGTTTATTAAATATCGTTGAACAAGCTAAAGCGGAAGTAGTTGGAATAGGAATCGTTATCGAGAAATCTTTCCAAGATGGTGGTGAGCTTCTACGCAATAAAGGAATTAGAGTAGAATCCCTTGCACAAATAGCCGCATTAGAAGATGGGGAAGTGAAATTTAAAGAGGAGGTCTTGGCCTAA
- a CDS encoding nucleobase:cation symporter-2 family protein — MQNKFKMATIGIQHVLAMYAGAVIIPLIVGGKLGMTSKELTFLVSIDIFMCGIATILQVWKNRFFGIGLPVVLGCTFTAVGPMIAIGLQDGITAIYGAVIASGLLIIIISKFFGKLVRFFPPIVTGSVVTTIGITLIPVAMNNMAGGEGNPQFGSLSNVGLAFGTLIIIILLQRFFKGFIRSISILLGLVIGTIAAAFMGKVDFTPVSDASMFHMITPLYFGIPTFEWSAILTMFLVAMVSLVESTGVYYALSDITNQKISEDDLARGYRSEGLASVIGGIFNSFPYTTFSQNVGLVQLSGIKSKNVIYLVGIFLMILGLIPKLGALTTIIPSSVLGGAMVAMFGSVIASGIKMLSRVDLSSHENLLIIACSVGMGMGVTVVPGLFANLPENIQILTSNGIVTGSLTAIVLNILFNIVPSKQRKQIEVISQKAS, encoded by the coding sequence ATGCAAAATAAATTTAAAATGGCTACAATTGGAATTCAACACGTACTCGCTATGTATGCGGGTGCGGTTATTATTCCTTTAATTGTTGGCGGTAAGTTAGGAATGACCAGTAAAGAATTAACCTTTTTAGTTTCAATTGATATATTTATGTGTGGAATTGCAACGATCCTCCAAGTATGGAAAAATCGATTTTTCGGAATTGGTTTGCCAGTAGTTTTGGGATGTACTTTTACCGCAGTAGGTCCGATGATAGCGATAGGTTTACAAGATGGAATAACTGCAATATATGGGGCTGTCATCGCATCAGGACTTCTTATCATTATTATTAGTAAGTTTTTTGGGAAGTTAGTTCGCTTTTTTCCGCCAATTGTTACAGGTTCCGTTGTGACAACCATCGGTATTACACTTATCCCTGTTGCAATGAATAATATGGCAGGTGGGGAGGGGAACCCGCAATTTGGTTCTTTAAGCAATGTTGGTTTGGCTTTTGGAACATTAATAATAATTATCCTTTTACAACGATTTTTTAAAGGATTTATTCGGTCTATTTCGATTTTATTAGGACTAGTTATCGGAACAATAGCTGCAGCATTCATGGGGAAAGTAGATTTTACCCCAGTAAGTGATGCTTCTATGTTCCATATGATTACACCGCTTTATTTTGGCATTCCTACGTTTGAATGGTCTGCAATTTTAACGATGTTTCTTGTCGCGATGGTAAGCTTAGTTGAATCTACTGGCGTATACTATGCTTTAAGTGATATTACGAATCAAAAAATTTCCGAGGATGATCTAGCTAGAGGATATCGTTCTGAAGGATTGGCAAGCGTGATTGGCGGAATATTTAATTCATTTCCATATACTACCTTTTCGCAAAATGTGGGACTTGTACAATTATCAGGGATTAAATCGAAAAATGTTATTTACCTTGTTGGTATCTTTTTAATGATTTTAGGCTTAATTCCGAAACTTGGAGCATTAACAACAATTATTCCATCATCCGTCTTAGGTGGAGCAATGGTTGCAATGTTCGGATCTGTTATCGCTTCTGGAATAAAAATGTTAAGTCGAGTAGATTTATCATCCCATGAGAATTTATTAATTATTGCGTGTTCTGTTGGAATGGGAATGGGAGTAACTGTTGTACCTGGCCTTTTTGCTAATCTTCCTGAAAATATTCAAATTCTAACAAGCAATGGAATTGTAACTGGGAGCTTAACAGCCATTGTATTAAATATTTTATTTAATATCGTACCATCTAAGCAAAGGAAGCAGATAGAAGTTATCAGTCAAAAGGCATCATAA
- a CDS encoding chemotaxis protein CheX codes for MSASKIVTEVLNSTIDSLKSVLPISLLIDSPKLYNASFTGHSIGVLVGITGDIKGRILIDGEYDLFSKIGEKMFGMPIQAEMIESFSGELGNMIAGNMSTNISQKGFVIDITPPTVIIGHSSFSGFDKALCLPVQLEQIGELNLLLMLEK; via the coding sequence GTGAGTGCGAGCAAAATAGTAACAGAAGTATTAAATTCAACAATTGATTCCTTAAAATCTGTATTACCAATTTCACTCCTTATTGATTCTCCAAAGCTATACAATGCTTCTTTCACTGGACATTCCATTGGGGTACTTGTTGGCATTACCGGTGACATTAAAGGAAGAATCCTTATTGATGGTGAATATGACTTATTTTCAAAAATCGGTGAAAAGATGTTCGGTATGCCGATTCAAGCAGAAATGATTGAGTCGTTCTCAGGAGAACTTGGTAACATGATTGCGGGAAATATGTCAACAAATATTTCTCAAAAAGGATTTGTAATTGATATAACCCCTCCAACCGTCATTATCGGACACTCAAGTTTCTCCGGTTTTGATAAAGCCTTATGTCTTCCCGTTCAATTAGAACAAATAGGTGAGCTAAATCTTTTGCTCATGCTTGAGAAATAA